The following are from one region of the Acanthopagrus latus isolate v.2019 chromosome 2, fAcaLat1.1, whole genome shotgun sequence genome:
- the usp32 gene encoding ubiquitin carboxyl-terminal hydrolase 32 isoform X4, producing MGAKESRIGFLSYDEAVKRVTDVELKRLKDAFKRTSGITYYMTQQCFYREVLGDGVPHKVAEVIYTSFGGSSKGLHFNNLIVGLVLLTRGRDEEKAKYLFSLFASDLGGYAAREDIEAVLQVLDGEVPTSLKKCFSEGDKVNYERFRSWLLQNKEAFTLSRWLLSGGVCVTLTDDSDTPTFYQTLAGVTHLEESDIIDLEKRYWLLKAQSRTGRFDLETFVPLVSPPIHASLSEGLFHAFDENRDNHIDFKEISCGLSASCRGPIAERQKFCFKVFDVDRDGILSRDELHEMVVALLEVWKDNRTDTLPELHSSVSDIVEDILKMHDTTKLGHLTLEDYQIWSVKSALANEFLNLLFQVCHIVLGLRPGTPEEEGQIIRGWLERESRHGLQQGQNWFLISMLWWQQWKDYVKYGSPCCYLPVQEHKGIVVEQPSILSSLRTPMATATIEPIPPDRLGGLGTFSPVSPTEERSPDAVSSASEATEIALSPQVAPSATESCFARQHNISDNNNQCFSGANGHLPSQLAAQRPGAIDNQSLVNTDPMKAPTLTMEGGRLKRSLQLAPGRDFEMVPEPVWRALYHWYGANLSLPRPVILESKTGQAELELFPRYLLFLRQQPATRSPQSNIWVNMGMTSLRMFPPYLPPPRGSVPSPNAPLKRVLAYTGCFSRMGTIKDIHLYLSQRLRIKEEDMRLWLYNSENYLTLLDDEDHTLESLKIQDEQQLVIEVRNKDMSWPEEMSFIANSSKMDRHKVPTEKGATGLSNLGNTCFMNSSIQCVSNTKPLTDYFISGRHLYELNRTNPIGMRGHMAKCYGDLVMELWSGTQKNLAPLKLRWTIAKYAPRFNGFQQQDSQELLAFLLDGLHEDLNRVHEKPYVELKDSDGRPDWEVASEAWENHLRRNRSIVVDLFHGQLKSQVKCKTCGHISARFDPFNFLSLPLPMDSSMHLEITVIKLDGSTPVRYGLRLNMDEKYTGLKKQLSELCSLKPEQILLAEVHTSNIKNFPQDNQKVRLSVNGFLCAFEVPVPGSPTSLSSPSLTDVTPIANGSTVIGNVGNKPVLIPNGGPSSMVPCSPDTPLGNGIANGHITPVQESPFIGYIIAMHRKMMRTELYFLSSQKNRPSLFGMPLIVPCTVHTSKKDLYDAVWIQVSRLASPLPPQEASNHAQDCDDSMGYQYPFTLRVVGKDGNSCAWCPWYRFCRGCTIECAEDRASIGNAYIAVDWDPTALHLRYQTSQERIVEEHCSVEQSRRAQAEPISLDSCLRAFTSEEELGEDELYYCSKCKTHRLATKKLDLWRLPPILIVHLKRFQFVNGRWIKSQKIVKFPRENFDPSAFLAPRDLEQHSLHSRSESEDLLRVGEDNLSSISAPAGFCNLPKASPASSRKSAPSLSRTNSPSGSPKIGSGGRRPGRLRLPQLGSRHRLSNSKENLDGAANPEAEPRDFAQLADTEGSGAGTVACGLPGTGEALASESSCNTEASSSHCDVVLVNGDSNGLSSDCSTESSMDPDHSLLQHRDNMCLEAIYNLYAISCHSGIMGGGHYVTYAKNPNEKWYCYNDSSCKEVHSEEIDTDSAYILFYEQQGVEYSQFLPKIDGKKMADTSSMDEDFESDYKKYCVLQ from the exons GGTGATAAAGTGAACTATGAGCGCTTCAGGAGCTGGCTGCTACAGAACAAGGAGGCCTTCACTTTGTCCAGATGGCTTCTGtctggaggagtgtgtgtcaCGCTCACAGATGACAGTGACACGCCCACCTTCTACCAGACCCTGGCTGGCGTTACACACT TGGAGGAGTCAGACATTATAGATTTGGAGAAGCGCTACTGGCTGCTGAAAGCCCAGTCCAGAACCGGCCGCTTTGACTTGGAAACCTTTGTCCCTCTGGTCTCTCCTCCAATCCATGCCTCACTGAGTGAAG GCTTATTTCACGCTTTTGATGAGAATCGGGACAATCACATCGACTTTAAAGAGATATCTTGTGGACTGTCTGCGAGCTGCAGGGGGCCCATTgctgaaagacagaaat TTTGCTTCAAAGTGTTCGATGTGGACCGTGATGGGATTCTGTCTCGAGATGAACTCCATGAAATGGTGGTGGCCTTGCTGGAGGTGTGGAAGGACAATCGCACAGACACACTCCCT gAGCTGCACAGTAGCGTGTCAGACATCGTAGAGGACATTCTGAAGATGCATGACACAACCAAG CTGGGTCACTTGACCCTGGAGGACTACCAGATCTGGAGCGTGAAGAGTGCTTTGGCCAATGAGTTCTTAAACCTCCTTTTCCAG GTCTGCCACATAGTCCTAGGGCTCAGGCCCGGTACTCccgaggaggagggacagatcATCAG gggttggttagagagggagagcagacaTGGGCTGCAGCAGGGTCAGAACTGGTTCCTCATCTCCATGCTGTGGTGGCAGCAGTGGAAGGACTACGTTAAATAC GGCAGTCCCTGCTGTTATCTTCCTGTCCAGGAGCATAAGGGCATCGTGGTGGAGCAGCCGTCCATCCTGAGCTCATTACGAACTCCAATGGCCACAGCCACTATAGAGCCCATCCCACCAGACAGACTAGGAGGACTGGGAACCTTCAGCCCAGTCAGCCCCACCGAGGAGAGgtcacctgatgctgtgtcGAGCGCCTCGGAGGCTACAGAGATCG CCCTGAGCCCCCAGGTAGCTCCCTCAGCTACAGAGAGCTGTTTTGCCCGTCAGCACAACATATCAGACAAcaacaatcagtgtttttctggaGCCAACGGACACCTCCCCTCCCAGCTTGCAGCACAACGACCTGGAGCCATCGACAACCAGTCTCTGGTCAACACTGACCCCATGAAG GCCCCGACGTTAACCATGGAGGGTGGCAGGCTGAAGCGCTCCCTGCAGCTGGCGCCTGGTAGAGACTTTGAGATGGTGCCAGAGCCGGTGTGGCGGGCGCTCTACCACTGGTATGGTGCCAACCTCAGCCTGCCGCGCCCG GTTATCCTGGAGAGCAAGACGGGCCAAGCAGAGCTGGAGCTCTTTCCACGctacctcctcttcctccgccaGCAGCCGGCCACACGCTCCCCCCAGTCCAACATCTGGGTCAATATGGGTATGACCAGCCTGCGAATGTTCCCACCGTATTTGCCCCCACCAAGAG GTAGTGTGCCATCCCCCAACGCTCCTCTGAAGAGGGTGCTGGCCTACACAGGCTGCTTCAGCCGCATGGGCACCATCAAGGACATCCACCTCTACCTGTCCCAGAGACTCCGCATCAAGGAAGAGGACATGAGACTCTGGCTCTACAACAGTGAG aACTACCTCACGCTCCTAGACGATGAAGATCACACATTGGAAAGCCTGAAGATTCAGGATGAGCAGCAGCTAGTTATTGAAG TCAGGAACAAAGACATGAGTTGGCCTGAGGAAATGTCTTTCATTGCCAACAGTAGTAAGATGGACAGACACAAAG TTCCTACAGAGAAGGGAGCCACTGGCCTTAGTAACCTTGGCAACACCTGCTTCATGAACTCCAGCATCCAGTGTGTGAGCAACACCAAGCCTCTCACAGACTACTTCATCTCAGGGAGACACCTCTATGAGCTCAACAG AACCAACCCCATTGGGATGCGAGGTCACATGGCCAAATGTTATGGTGACTTGGTGATGGAGCTGTGGAGTGGGACACAGAAGAACTTGGCTCCGCTCAAACTTAGA TGGACGATAGCAAAGTACGCGCCGCGCTTTAATGGCTTCCAGCAGCAGGACTCCCAGGAACTGCTGGCCTTCCTGCTGGACGGTCTGCACGAAGATCTGAACAGAGTCCATGAGAAACCCTACGTGGAGCTGAAGGATAGCGATGGCCGGCCCGACTGGGAGGTGGCCTCTGAG GCGTGGGAGAACCACCTGCGGAGGAACCGCTCCATCGTGGTGGACCTCTTCCATGGTCAGCTCAAGTCCCAGGTGAAGTGTAAGACATGCGGACACATCAGTGCTCGCTTCGACCCCTTCAACTTCCTGTCTCTGCCCCTGCCCATGGACAGCTCAATGCATCTGGAGATCACTg tcATTAAACTGGACGGCTCCACGCCTGTGCGCTACGGCCTGAGGTTGAATATGGACGAGAAGTACACAGGACTGAAGAAGCAGCTGAGTGAACTGTGCAGTCTGAAGCCTGAGCAGATCCTCCTGGCTGAGGTCCACACGTCCAACATCAAG AACTTTCCTCAGGACAACCAGAAGGTCCGGCTGTCCGTTAACGGCTTCCTGTGTGCATTTGAGGTCCCAGTGCCAGGGTCACCAACATCACTGAGCTCACCCTCGCTTACAG ATGTCACCCCGATAGCAAATGGCTCCACTGTTATTGGGAATGTGGGCAATAAGCCCGTCCTCATCCCTAACGGTGGCCCAAGCTCGATGGTGCCCTGCAGCCCTGACACACCCCTTGGTAATGGGATCGCCAATGGACACATCACACCGGTGCAGGAGAGCCCCTTCATTGGATACATCATTGCCATGCACAGAAAAATG ATGCGTACAgagctttacttcctgtcatcTCAGAAGAACCGGCCCAGTCTGTTCGGCATGCCTCTTATAGTTCCCTGCACTGTCCACACCAGTAAGAAGGACCTGTACGATGCTGTCTGGATCCAAGTGTCCCGACTGGCCAGTCCGCTGCCCCCGCAGGAAGCCAGCAACCACGCCCAGGACTG TGATGACAGTATGGGCTATCAGTACCCCTTCACTTTACGGGTTGTGGGTAAGGATGGCAACTCATGTGCCTGGTGTCCCTGGTACAG gtTCTGTCGAGGCTGTACAATAGAGTGTGCAGAGGACAGAGCCTCTATAGGAAATGCTTATATAGCTGTTGACTGGGACCCCACTGCCCTGCACCTTCGCTACCAGACCTCCCAGGAGAGG ATTGTGGAGGAGCACTGCAGTGTGGAGCAGTCCCGTCGGGCCCAGGCCGAGCCCATCAGCTTGGACAGCTGTCTGAGGGCCTTCACCAGCGAGGAGGAGCTGGGTGAGGACGAGCTTTACTACTGCTCCAAGTGCAAGACACACCGGCTGGCCACTAAGAAGCTGGACCTCTGGAGGCTGCCACCCATCCTG ATCGTCCACCTGAAGCGCTTCCAGTTCGTGAATGGCCGCTGGATCAAATCCCAGAAGATTGTCAAGTTCCCGCGGGAAAATTTCGACCCCAGTGCTTTCCTGGCTCCCAGAGACCTGGAGCAGCACTCCCTGCACTCCCGCAGTGAGAGCGAGGACCTGCTGAGGGTGGGAGAAGACaacctgtcctccatctctgcccCTGCTGGTTTCTGCAACCTTCCCAAAG CCTCCCCTGCCTCTAGCAGGAAGTCTGCTCCTTCTCTCAGTCGGACCAACAGCCCTTCAGGCAGCCCAAAGATCGGCAGCGGAGGTCGCAGGCCGGGCCGACTACGCCTTCCCCAGCTGGGCAGCAGACACCGCCTCTCCAACAGCAAGGAGAACCTGGATGGAGCTGCTAATCCAGAGGCGGAACCACGGGACTTTGCACAACTGGCAGACACAGAGGGGAGCGGAGCAGGGACTGTGGCATGTGGCCTTCCAGGAACAGGAGAGGCGCTGGCATCAGAATCATCGTGCAACACCGAGGCGTCCAGCAGCCACTGTGACGTGGTCCTGGTGAATGGTGACAGCAACGGGCTGAGTTCagactgcagcacagagagcagcatGGACCCGGACCACTCACTGCTACAGCACAGAGACAACATGTGTCTGGAGGCCATCTACAACCTCTATGCAATATCA TGCCATTCTGGAATCATGGGAGGAGGCCACTATGTGACGTATGCCAAAAACCCCAATGAGAAATGGTACTGTTACAATGACAGCAGCTGTAAG GAAGTGCACTCTGAGGAGATCGACACCGACTCGGCCTACATCCTCTTCTACGAGCAGCAGGGCGTCGAATACTCCCAGTTCCTGCCAAAGATCGATGGCAAAAAGATGGCCGACACCAGTAGCATGGATGAAGACTTTGAGTCCGACTACAAGAAATACTGTGTTCTCCAGTGA
- the usp32 gene encoding ubiquitin carboxyl-terminal hydrolase 32 isoform X3 — translation MGAKESRIGFLSYDEAVKRVTDVELKRLKDAFKRTSGITYYMTQQCFYREVLGDGVPHKVAEVIYTSFGGSSKGLHFNNLIVGLVLLTRGRDEEKAKYLFSLFASDLGGYAAREDIEAVLQVLDGEVPTSLKKCFSEGDKVNYERFRSWLLQNKEAFTLSRWLLSGGVCVTLTDDSDTPTFYQTLAGVTHLEESDIIDLEKRYWLLKAQSRTGRFDLETFVPLVSPPIHASLSEGLFHAFDENRDNHIDFKEISCGLSASCRGPIAERQKFCFKVFDVDRDGILSRDELHEMVVALLEVWKDNRTDTLPELHSSVSDIVEDILKMHDTTKLGHLTLEDYQIWSVKSALANEFLNLLFQVCHIVLGLRPGTPEEEGQIIRGWLERESRHGLQQGQNWFLISMLWWQQWKDYVKYGSPCCYLPVQEHKGIVVEQPSILSSLRTPMATATIEPIPPDRLGGLGTFSPVSPTEERSPDAVSSASEATEIAALSPQVAPSATESCFARQHNISDNNNQCFSGANGHLPSQLAAQRPGAIDNQSLVNTDPMKAPTLTMEGGRLKRSLQLAPGRDFEMVPEPVWRALYHWYGANLSLPRPVILESKTGQAELELFPRYLLFLRQQPATRSPQSNIWVNMGMTSLRMFPPYLPPPRGSVPSPNAPLKRVLAYTGCFSRMGTIKDIHLYLSQRLRIKEEDMRLWLYNSENYLTLLDDEDHTLESLKIQDEQQLVIEVRNKDMSWPEEMSFIANSSKMDRHKVPTEKGATGLSNLGNTCFMNSSIQCVSNTKPLTDYFISGRHLYELNRTNPIGMRGHMAKCYGDLVMELWSGTQKNLAPLKLRWTIAKYAPRFNGFQQQDSQELLAFLLDGLHEDLNRVHEKPYVELKDSDGRPDWEVASEAWENHLRRNRSIVVDLFHGQLKSQVKCKTCGHISARFDPFNFLSLPLPMDSSMHLEITVIKLDGSTPVRYGLRLNMDEKYTGLKKQLSELCSLKPEQILLAEVHTSNIKNFPQDNQKVRLSVNGFLCAFEVPVPGSPTSLSSPSLTDVTPIANGSTVIGNVGNKPVLIPNGGPSSMVPCSPDTPLGNGIANGHITPVQESPFIGYIIAMHRKMMRTELYFLSSQKNRPSLFGMPLIVPCTVHTSKKDLYDAVWIQVSRLASPLPPQEASNHAQDCDDSMGYQYPFTLRVVGKDGNSCAWCPWYRFCRGCTIECAEDRASIGNAYIAVDWDPTALHLRYQTSQERIVEEHCSVEQSRRAQAEPISLDSCLRAFTSEEELGEDELYYCSKCKTHRLATKKLDLWRLPPILIVHLKRFQFVNGRWIKSQKIVKFPRENFDPSAFLAPRDLEQHSLHSRSESEDLLRVGEDNLSSISAPAGFCNLPKASPASSRKSAPSLSRTNSPSGSPKIGSGGRRPGRLRLPQLGSRHRLSNSKENLDGAANPEAEPRDFAQLADTEGSGAGTVACGLPGTGEALASESSCNTEASSSHCDVVLVNGDSNGLSSDCSTESSMDPDHSLLQHRDNMCLEAIYNLYAISCHSGIMGGGHYVTYAKNPNEKWYCYNDSSCKEVHSEEIDTDSAYILFYEQQGVEYSQFLPKIDGKKMADTSSMDEDFESDYKKYCVLQ, via the exons GGTGATAAAGTGAACTATGAGCGCTTCAGGAGCTGGCTGCTACAGAACAAGGAGGCCTTCACTTTGTCCAGATGGCTTCTGtctggaggagtgtgtgtcaCGCTCACAGATGACAGTGACACGCCCACCTTCTACCAGACCCTGGCTGGCGTTACACACT TGGAGGAGTCAGACATTATAGATTTGGAGAAGCGCTACTGGCTGCTGAAAGCCCAGTCCAGAACCGGCCGCTTTGACTTGGAAACCTTTGTCCCTCTGGTCTCTCCTCCAATCCATGCCTCACTGAGTGAAG GCTTATTTCACGCTTTTGATGAGAATCGGGACAATCACATCGACTTTAAAGAGATATCTTGTGGACTGTCTGCGAGCTGCAGGGGGCCCATTgctgaaagacagaaat TTTGCTTCAAAGTGTTCGATGTGGACCGTGATGGGATTCTGTCTCGAGATGAACTCCATGAAATGGTGGTGGCCTTGCTGGAGGTGTGGAAGGACAATCGCACAGACACACTCCCT gAGCTGCACAGTAGCGTGTCAGACATCGTAGAGGACATTCTGAAGATGCATGACACAACCAAG CTGGGTCACTTGACCCTGGAGGACTACCAGATCTGGAGCGTGAAGAGTGCTTTGGCCAATGAGTTCTTAAACCTCCTTTTCCAG GTCTGCCACATAGTCCTAGGGCTCAGGCCCGGTACTCccgaggaggagggacagatcATCAG gggttggttagagagggagagcagacaTGGGCTGCAGCAGGGTCAGAACTGGTTCCTCATCTCCATGCTGTGGTGGCAGCAGTGGAAGGACTACGTTAAATAC GGCAGTCCCTGCTGTTATCTTCCTGTCCAGGAGCATAAGGGCATCGTGGTGGAGCAGCCGTCCATCCTGAGCTCATTACGAACTCCAATGGCCACAGCCACTATAGAGCCCATCCCACCAGACAGACTAGGAGGACTGGGAACCTTCAGCCCAGTCAGCCCCACCGAGGAGAGgtcacctgatgctgtgtcGAGCGCCTCGGAGGCTACAGAGATCG CAGCCCTGAGCCCCCAGGTAGCTCCCTCAGCTACAGAGAGCTGTTTTGCCCGTCAGCACAACATATCAGACAAcaacaatcagtgtttttctggaGCCAACGGACACCTCCCCTCCCAGCTTGCAGCACAACGACCTGGAGCCATCGACAACCAGTCTCTGGTCAACACTGACCCCATGAAG GCCCCGACGTTAACCATGGAGGGTGGCAGGCTGAAGCGCTCCCTGCAGCTGGCGCCTGGTAGAGACTTTGAGATGGTGCCAGAGCCGGTGTGGCGGGCGCTCTACCACTGGTATGGTGCCAACCTCAGCCTGCCGCGCCCG GTTATCCTGGAGAGCAAGACGGGCCAAGCAGAGCTGGAGCTCTTTCCACGctacctcctcttcctccgccaGCAGCCGGCCACACGCTCCCCCCAGTCCAACATCTGGGTCAATATGGGTATGACCAGCCTGCGAATGTTCCCACCGTATTTGCCCCCACCAAGAG GTAGTGTGCCATCCCCCAACGCTCCTCTGAAGAGGGTGCTGGCCTACACAGGCTGCTTCAGCCGCATGGGCACCATCAAGGACATCCACCTCTACCTGTCCCAGAGACTCCGCATCAAGGAAGAGGACATGAGACTCTGGCTCTACAACAGTGAG aACTACCTCACGCTCCTAGACGATGAAGATCACACATTGGAAAGCCTGAAGATTCAGGATGAGCAGCAGCTAGTTATTGAAG TCAGGAACAAAGACATGAGTTGGCCTGAGGAAATGTCTTTCATTGCCAACAGTAGTAAGATGGACAGACACAAAG TTCCTACAGAGAAGGGAGCCACTGGCCTTAGTAACCTTGGCAACACCTGCTTCATGAACTCCAGCATCCAGTGTGTGAGCAACACCAAGCCTCTCACAGACTACTTCATCTCAGGGAGACACCTCTATGAGCTCAACAG AACCAACCCCATTGGGATGCGAGGTCACATGGCCAAATGTTATGGTGACTTGGTGATGGAGCTGTGGAGTGGGACACAGAAGAACTTGGCTCCGCTCAAACTTAGA TGGACGATAGCAAAGTACGCGCCGCGCTTTAATGGCTTCCAGCAGCAGGACTCCCAGGAACTGCTGGCCTTCCTGCTGGACGGTCTGCACGAAGATCTGAACAGAGTCCATGAGAAACCCTACGTGGAGCTGAAGGATAGCGATGGCCGGCCCGACTGGGAGGTGGCCTCTGAG GCGTGGGAGAACCACCTGCGGAGGAACCGCTCCATCGTGGTGGACCTCTTCCATGGTCAGCTCAAGTCCCAGGTGAAGTGTAAGACATGCGGACACATCAGTGCTCGCTTCGACCCCTTCAACTTCCTGTCTCTGCCCCTGCCCATGGACAGCTCAATGCATCTGGAGATCACTg tcATTAAACTGGACGGCTCCACGCCTGTGCGCTACGGCCTGAGGTTGAATATGGACGAGAAGTACACAGGACTGAAGAAGCAGCTGAGTGAACTGTGCAGTCTGAAGCCTGAGCAGATCCTCCTGGCTGAGGTCCACACGTCCAACATCAAG AACTTTCCTCAGGACAACCAGAAGGTCCGGCTGTCCGTTAACGGCTTCCTGTGTGCATTTGAGGTCCCAGTGCCAGGGTCACCAACATCACTGAGCTCACCCTCGCTTACAG ATGTCACCCCGATAGCAAATGGCTCCACTGTTATTGGGAATGTGGGCAATAAGCCCGTCCTCATCCCTAACGGTGGCCCAAGCTCGATGGTGCCCTGCAGCCCTGACACACCCCTTGGTAATGGGATCGCCAATGGACACATCACACCGGTGCAGGAGAGCCCCTTCATTGGATACATCATTGCCATGCACAGAAAAATG ATGCGTACAgagctttacttcctgtcatcTCAGAAGAACCGGCCCAGTCTGTTCGGCATGCCTCTTATAGTTCCCTGCACTGTCCACACCAGTAAGAAGGACCTGTACGATGCTGTCTGGATCCAAGTGTCCCGACTGGCCAGTCCGCTGCCCCCGCAGGAAGCCAGCAACCACGCCCAGGACTG TGATGACAGTATGGGCTATCAGTACCCCTTCACTTTACGGGTTGTGGGTAAGGATGGCAACTCATGTGCCTGGTGTCCCTGGTACAG gtTCTGTCGAGGCTGTACAATAGAGTGTGCAGAGGACAGAGCCTCTATAGGAAATGCTTATATAGCTGTTGACTGGGACCCCACTGCCCTGCACCTTCGCTACCAGACCTCCCAGGAGAGG ATTGTGGAGGAGCACTGCAGTGTGGAGCAGTCCCGTCGGGCCCAGGCCGAGCCCATCAGCTTGGACAGCTGTCTGAGGGCCTTCACCAGCGAGGAGGAGCTGGGTGAGGACGAGCTTTACTACTGCTCCAAGTGCAAGACACACCGGCTGGCCACTAAGAAGCTGGACCTCTGGAGGCTGCCACCCATCCTG ATCGTCCACCTGAAGCGCTTCCAGTTCGTGAATGGCCGCTGGATCAAATCCCAGAAGATTGTCAAGTTCCCGCGGGAAAATTTCGACCCCAGTGCTTTCCTGGCTCCCAGAGACCTGGAGCAGCACTCCCTGCACTCCCGCAGTGAGAGCGAGGACCTGCTGAGGGTGGGAGAAGACaacctgtcctccatctctgcccCTGCTGGTTTCTGCAACCTTCCCAAAG CCTCCCCTGCCTCTAGCAGGAAGTCTGCTCCTTCTCTCAGTCGGACCAACAGCCCTTCAGGCAGCCCAAAGATCGGCAGCGGAGGTCGCAGGCCGGGCCGACTACGCCTTCCCCAGCTGGGCAGCAGACACCGCCTCTCCAACAGCAAGGAGAACCTGGATGGAGCTGCTAATCCAGAGGCGGAACCACGGGACTTTGCACAACTGGCAGACACAGAGGGGAGCGGAGCAGGGACTGTGGCATGTGGCCTTCCAGGAACAGGAGAGGCGCTGGCATCAGAATCATCGTGCAACACCGAGGCGTCCAGCAGCCACTGTGACGTGGTCCTGGTGAATGGTGACAGCAACGGGCTGAGTTCagactgcagcacagagagcagcatGGACCCGGACCACTCACTGCTACAGCACAGAGACAACATGTGTCTGGAGGCCATCTACAACCTCTATGCAATATCA TGCCATTCTGGAATCATGGGAGGAGGCCACTATGTGACGTATGCCAAAAACCCCAATGAGAAATGGTACTGTTACAATGACAGCAGCTGTAAG GAAGTGCACTCTGAGGAGATCGACACCGACTCGGCCTACATCCTCTTCTACGAGCAGCAGGGCGTCGAATACTCCCAGTTCCTGCCAAAGATCGATGGCAAAAAGATGGCCGACACCAGTAGCATGGATGAAGACTTTGAGTCCGACTACAAGAAATACTGTGTTCTCCAGTGA